DNA from Pseudodesulfovibrio hydrargyri:
GATGCCCAGCGCGCCGTAGACCAGCTTGCCGTCCACGTCCTCGCCGTCGAAATGGGCCTTGGTGCCCTCGATGCCCAGCGGCGGCACCGCGTTGATGTCGCCCAGGCGCAGAAGCGTCGGGTTGGCGGTCCAGGTGTCGGAGCCCAACAGCTGGATACCCGCCGCACCGGCGCAGAGCACGGCGTACGCGCCTTCCAGCACCGCTTGGGCCTGCGCTTCGTCCCCGACCTCGGCACCCGAGATGTTCACGTCGAAGCGCGCGTTCACTTCCGCGCAGGCCTCCTCAACGCGGTCCATGCGCCGGGAGGTCAGGACCACGTCCGCGCCCTCCATGGCCATCAGACCCGCCGCGCGCTTGCCCACCGGGCCGGTCCCGGCCAGGACCACGCACTTTCTGCCCTTGAGCCCGTCGCCGCCGCACAGCTTGGCCACGGCCGCCGCCGCGGTGGTGTTGCAGCCGTTGGAGTCGAGCATGACCGAGACGCGGACGTTGCCGAAAAAGCTCTCCTTGGCGGCCTTGAGCATGGCTTCGCCCAGGACCACGTCGGAACCGCCGATGAACGCGGCGGAATTCTTCAGGTCGTCGCCGCCC
Protein-coding regions in this window:
- a CDS encoding NADP-dependent methylenetetrahydromethanopterin/methylenetetrahydrofolate dehydrogenase, producing the protein MKKKLLLQMDCDPQASVFDAVVAHDAGVDALFQQSGVAPADVRNQVYGLMFTRGGDDLKNSAAFIGGSDVVLGEAMLKAAKESFFGNVRVSVMLDSNGCNTTAAAAVAKLCGGDGLKGRKCVVLAGTGPVGKRAAGLMAMEGADVVLTSRRMDRVEEACAEVNARFDVNISGAEVGDEAQAQAVLEGAYAVLCAGAAGIQLLGSDTWTANPTLLRLGDINAVPPLGIEGTKAHFDGEDVDGKLVYGALGIGNLKMKVHRECIKRLFMRNDMVFDAEEVYAVAKEMI